One segment of Actinomyces sp. 432 DNA contains the following:
- a CDS encoding response regulator, producing the protein MSDASDPTGADAPDPLEATSTPGRNRPITVVLADDQALMRMGFRMVLDPAEDIEIVGEASDGATAVTQARALKPDVILMDVRMPGMNGIDATAAITRQCPDTKILILTTFDLDEYAFAGLRAGASGFLLKDTRPGELAEAIRTVADGEAVVSPRITRRMLEMFSSHFPDSGGSQSQEDERIASLTPREREILTLMAQGLSNSEIADHLVVSATTVKTHVGNVLTKLNVRDRVQAVVVAYETGLMR; encoded by the coding sequence GTGAGTGACGCATCCGATCCGACCGGGGCCGACGCCCCGGATCCGCTTGAGGCCACCAGCACTCCCGGCCGCAACCGGCCGATCACGGTGGTGCTGGCCGACGACCAGGCGCTGATGCGTATGGGCTTCCGCATGGTGCTGGATCCGGCCGAGGACATTGAGATCGTCGGAGAGGCCTCCGACGGAGCCACCGCCGTAACGCAGGCACGGGCCCTGAAGCCCGACGTGATCCTCATGGACGTGCGGATGCCGGGAATGAACGGAATCGACGCCACGGCCGCGATCACCCGGCAGTGCCCGGACACGAAGATCCTCATCCTGACCACCTTCGACCTGGACGAGTACGCCTTCGCCGGCCTGCGCGCCGGGGCGAGTGGCTTCCTGCTCAAGGACACCCGCCCGGGCGAGCTGGCGGAGGCGATCCGCACTGTTGCCGACGGCGAGGCGGTAGTCAGCCCGCGCATCACCCGCCGCATGCTGGAAATGTTCTCCTCGCACTTCCCCGATAGCGGCGGCTCCCAGTCGCAGGAGGATGAGCGCATCGCCTCGCTCACCCCGCGCGAGCGCGAGATCCTGACCCTAATGGCGCAGGGTCTGAGCAACTCGGAAATCGCCGACCACCTGGTCGTATCCGCCACCACCGTGAAGACGCACGTAGGCAATGTACTGACCAAACTGAACGTGCGCGACCGCGTGCAGGCCGTCGTCGTCGCCTACGAGACCGGCCTCATGCGCTGA
- a CDS encoding sensor histidine kinase yields the protein MSTPSTAAHLLRWQTAHPYLADAAMATVVLVLNVFMGLWPLRQAGIPSASSWLPLTLAACLICTLSLVFRRRHLVSTWAVLTFLPILHEAVIALGLADMGIVEIGYVADALRAFTLLGVPFTLATLAMRYRSAWVWTACVVSTFVTVIGQALLGGYAIDTLGALIMPYGLTNIIGVLVGTVIRAQAAQLREAETRSARLMLAREQEAALAAANERSRIAREMHDVVAHSLAVMITLADGAAAAVDRNPAMAREALTTLAETGRTALADTRRLVGVLREDPALSPTSPDTTSSPGNGKSLPAPVDADATAQHPHGAVTAAAASATIRDLPVPEFAPPGTVAPVEPSQEIADLRRQATAADADVSGGNTPLAPAPEQADLEVLVERFRAAGVPVTYRWTGRQLPADKGLQLTLFRIAQEALTNVLRYAPTTRQVAITVDRYAGTAVLTIDNDAAPDRSRCTGPARA from the coding sequence ATGAGTACGCCGTCTACCGCAGCTCACCTGCTGCGCTGGCAGACCGCTCATCCCTACCTGGCCGACGCCGCCATGGCCACGGTGGTGCTGGTACTGAACGTCTTCATGGGCCTGTGGCCTTTGCGCCAGGCCGGCATCCCCTCCGCGAGCTCCTGGCTGCCACTCACCCTGGCGGCATGCCTGATCTGCACCCTCTCCCTGGTCTTCCGCCGTCGCCACCTGGTGTCCACCTGGGCGGTGCTGACCTTCCTGCCGATCCTGCACGAAGCTGTAATAGCGCTCGGCCTCGCCGATATGGGAATCGTCGAGATCGGCTACGTAGCCGACGCCCTGCGGGCCTTCACCCTGCTGGGCGTGCCGTTCACCCTGGCCACGCTCGCCATGCGCTACCGCTCGGCCTGGGTGTGGACCGCCTGCGTGGTCTCCACCTTCGTCACCGTGATCGGCCAGGCGCTGCTCGGCGGATACGCGATCGACACGCTCGGGGCGCTGATCATGCCCTACGGGCTGACCAATATCATCGGCGTGCTCGTGGGCACCGTGATCCGCGCCCAGGCGGCCCAGTTGCGGGAGGCAGAGACGCGCTCGGCGCGCCTGATGCTGGCCCGCGAGCAGGAGGCTGCCCTCGCCGCCGCCAACGAGCGCAGCAGGATCGCCCGCGAGATGCACGACGTAGTCGCCCACTCCCTGGCCGTGATGATCACCCTCGCCGACGGCGCTGCCGCCGCCGTCGACCGCAACCCCGCCATGGCCAGGGAAGCACTCACCACCCTGGCCGAGACCGGCCGCACCGCCCTGGCTGACACGCGCCGGCTCGTGGGCGTTCTGCGCGAGGACCCGGCCCTCTCCCCCACCTCGCCGGATACGACGTCGTCCCCGGGTAACGGCAAGAGCCTGCCCGCGCCTGTTGACGCCGACGCCACGGCACAACACCCGCACGGCGCCGTCACCGCCGCCGCCGCGAGCGCAACCATCCGTGACCTTCCGGTTCCAGAATTCGCCCCGCCCGGAACCGTCGCCCCGGTGGAACCCAGCCAGGAGATCGCAGACCTACGCCGGCAGGCGACCGCGGCTGACGCGGATGTGTCCGGCGGGAACACGCCACTCGCTCCCGCACCCGAGCAGGCCGACCTGGAGGTGCTGGTGGAGCGCTTCCGTGCCGCCGGGGTGCCCGTGACCTATCGGTGGACCGGGCGGCAGCTTCCCGCGGACAAGGGCCTGCAGCTGACACTGTTCCGCATCGCCCAGGAAGCGCTGACCAATGTGCTGCGCTACGCCCCCACTACGCGCCAGGTCGCCATCACCGTTGACAGGTACGCGGGCACGGCCGTCCTGACCATCGACAACGACGCCGCCCCGGATCGAAGCCGCTGCACGGGTCCGGCAAGGGCCTGA
- a CDS encoding ABC transporter permease subunit, giving the protein MTTTALSDTTGTTGSAASTGPADSRAVADSAAESGGRKRTRTQDARTEAGPPHRSASTRPTELADGQTFARAVHAEWIKVASLRSTWITSLIAVAITVLFSTAISIAYASIPEAADSAADAVIAGNQFGQIVVAVLGALIITGEYSSGQIRSSLAAVPHRWRLLVAKAIVVGALSFAIGAVSTLLTWAVSTPFMDGHGGSLTDPEYLGFVWGTGLSFTGIALMSLGLGFLLRSTAGAITLAITLLFVVDIPLSAMSIKWDWAVSLQGLEPLQTAMAVYDPFHHIVSWGTAGSIYFLQQWQAALVFGAWALVPLALGWVVFTRRDA; this is encoded by the coding sequence ATGACCACCACCGCCCTATCAGACACCACCGGCACAACTGGATCCGCCGCATCCACAGGCCCCGCCGACTCACGCGCCGTCGCGGACTCCGCCGCCGAATCAGGCGGCCGGAAGCGGACCCGCACGCAGGACGCTCGCACCGAGGCGGGCCCGCCCCACCGCTCCGCATCCACCCGTCCCACCGAGCTCGCCGACGGCCAGACCTTCGCGCGCGCGGTACACGCCGAGTGGATCAAGGTCGCCTCCCTGCGCTCAACCTGGATCACCTCGCTGATCGCAGTCGCCATCACGGTGCTGTTCAGCACAGCCATCTCCATTGCCTACGCCTCCATCCCGGAGGCTGCGGACTCCGCCGCCGACGCGGTGATCGCCGGCAACCAGTTCGGCCAAATCGTTGTAGCCGTGCTCGGGGCGCTCATCATCACCGGCGAGTACTCCTCCGGGCAGATCCGCTCCTCGCTCGCAGCCGTACCCCACCGCTGGCGGCTGCTGGTGGCCAAGGCCATCGTGGTGGGCGCACTGAGCTTCGCCATCGGCGCAGTGTCCACGCTGCTGACCTGGGCGGTGTCCACGCCCTTCATGGACGGGCACGGAGGCTCACTGACCGACCCGGAGTACCTCGGATTCGTGTGGGGCACCGGGCTGTCCTTCACCGGGATTGCGCTTATGTCCCTGGGACTGGGCTTCCTGCTGCGCTCAACAGCCGGGGCGATCACCCTGGCGATCACGCTGCTGTTCGTCGTCGACATCCCGCTCTCGGCGATGAGCATCAAGTGGGACTGGGCCGTCTCCTTGCAGGGGCTCGAGCCGTTGCAGACCGCCATGGCGGTCTACGACCCCTTCCACCACATCGTGAGCTGGGGCACGGCAGGCTCCATCTACTTCCTCCAGCAGTGGCAGGCGGCGCTGGTGTTCGGCGCCTGGGCGCTCGTTCCGCTCGCACTCGGCTGGGTGGTATTCACCCGTCGCGACGCCTGA
- a CDS encoding Bax inhibitor-1/YccA family protein has protein sequence MSNPYFSHSPVFNGSAATASAPQRTPNGYPTMPGYQPGQADTQATQAYGQAPAYGYQTGGQYGQAPAYGDVSPQQVSDLEAQYGAPSATNVDRGRMTYDDVIVRTFGIFAVILAAGAVSWMLAVNEATMGLGMLALIVGAIGALALGLVNSFKREPSPALILTYAVFEGTMLGAFSGVMEMIYPGIVMQAVLASATTFGVVLLAYKFAGFRLSSRAQRILLTAMGGYLVFSVVNLVLSLTGVVSDPWGLRGVTIMGLPLGLIIGLVAVVMAAFSLTMDFEFVQRGVEQGLPTRYAWAGAFGLVVTLVWLYVEFVRILAILRDN, from the coding sequence ATGAGCAACCCGTACTTCTCTCACAGCCCCGTTTTCAACGGGAGTGCCGCTACGGCGTCGGCCCCGCAGCGCACCCCCAACGGCTACCCGACCATGCCGGGATATCAGCCCGGTCAGGCTGACACGCAGGCCACCCAGGCCTACGGCCAGGCACCCGCCTACGGCTACCAGACCGGCGGCCAGTACGGCCAGGCGCCCGCTTACGGCGACGTTTCCCCGCAGCAGGTCTCCGACCTGGAGGCCCAGTACGGTGCGCCGTCGGCCACCAATGTGGACCGCGGCCGCATGACCTATGACGACGTCATCGTCCGTACCTTCGGCATCTTCGCAGTGATTCTCGCCGCCGGTGCCGTCAGCTGGATGCTGGCGGTCAACGAGGCCACCATGGGACTGGGCATGCTGGCACTGATCGTTGGGGCGATCGGAGCCCTCGCCCTGGGTCTGGTCAACTCCTTCAAGCGCGAGCCCAGCCCCGCGCTGATCCTGACTTACGCCGTATTCGAGGGCACCATGCTGGGGGCCTTCTCAGGCGTAATGGAGATGATCTACCCGGGCATTGTGATGCAGGCGGTGCTCGCCTCGGCGACGACCTTCGGCGTAGTCCTGCTGGCATACAAGTTCGCGGGCTTCCGCCTGAGCTCGCGGGCGCAGCGTATTCTGCTGACCGCCATGGGTGGCTACCTGGTCTTCAGCGTGGTGAACCTGGTGCTCAGTCTCACCGGCGTGGTGTCCGATCCGTGGGGTCTGCGCGGCGTCACGATCATGGGCCTACCACTGGGGCTGATCATCGGACTGGTCGCGGTGGTCATGGCGGCCTTCAGCCTGACCATGGACTTTGAATTCGTTCAGCGCGGTGTCGAGCAGGGTCTGCCGACGCGGTACGCCTGGGCCGGAGCCTTCGGCCTGGTTGTCACCCTGGTGTGGCTGTACGTTGAGTTCGTGCGCATCCTCGCCATTTTGCGCGACAACTGA
- a CDS encoding FKBP-type peptidyl-prolyl cis-trans isomerase, giving the protein MININMPTVSGAKGAKPTLTFPGPEAPEGLQVQVLDAGDGAVIESGDTVVCHYLGQVWNGRVFDNSYDRGQPLNFQVGVGMVIRGWDDGLVGQRVGSRVILSIPSELGYGSRGVPQAGIKGGDTLVFVTEILGTM; this is encoded by the coding sequence ATGATCAACATCAACATGCCCACCGTTTCCGGCGCCAAGGGCGCTAAGCCCACCCTGACCTTTCCCGGGCCGGAGGCCCCCGAGGGTCTGCAGGTGCAGGTGCTTGACGCCGGCGACGGCGCCGTCATTGAGTCCGGCGACACCGTCGTGTGCCACTACCTGGGCCAGGTTTGGAACGGGCGCGTCTTTGACAACTCCTACGACCGCGGTCAGCCGCTCAACTTCCAGGTCGGCGTAGGCATGGTCATCCGCGGTTGGGACGACGGGCTGGTTGGCCAGCGCGTCGGCAGCCGGGTGATCCTGTCCATCCCCTCTGAGCTCGGCTACGGCTCGCGCGGGGTGCCGCAGGCCGGCATCAAGGGCGGCGACACCCTGGTGTTCGTCACCGAGATCCTCGGCACCATGTGA
- a CDS encoding amidase, whose translation MTIPRNAVDIAHAVSAGHITARATIQAALERIDALDPGLNAFTAVRREAALREADVLDRRIAAAGPSAAGPLAGVPVAVKEEYDVAGEVTTVGGRGNSNPAQADCAVVRRLRQAGAIIVGRTNMPEFGQFPVGESAYHGDCLNPWDPARSPGGSSAGSAVAVATGAVPVAMGADGGGSLRIPASACGVLGLKPTRGRVSSAPLDEHWFGLASFGAITRTAHDLAVVMDVVSGNEPVDRWRLDAPTRRFIDAVSAPPPQLRILSASNAVMPGARPTPAITQSVRSVSAVLQGLGHDVRPARVAWPVPTAPFLTLYFAGMHVEAQQVEHPNRLESRTRTSARLGALIPQPVVRAALSQAKRVHDGVEAAFGRADLLLLPTLLDLPGAAHDLHGKSWLSAMLASTPTISNTAIFNVSGHPALSVPAGFSHGLPVGAQLVARAGREDLLLAVAAQLHTH comes from the coding sequence ATGACCATTCCGCGCAACGCCGTCGACATCGCCCATGCCGTCAGCGCCGGACACATCACCGCACGGGCCACGATCCAGGCCGCGCTGGAACGCATTGATGCACTCGACCCGGGTCTCAATGCCTTCACCGCGGTGCGGCGTGAAGCCGCCCTGCGGGAGGCCGACGTCCTCGACCGGCGCATCGCGGCAGCCGGCCCGAGCGCAGCCGGACCGCTAGCGGGAGTACCGGTGGCGGTCAAGGAGGAGTACGACGTCGCCGGGGAGGTCACCACTGTCGGTGGCCGGGGCAATAGCAATCCCGCCCAGGCGGACTGCGCCGTCGTCCGACGGCTGCGGCAGGCGGGCGCCATCATCGTCGGGCGCACGAACATGCCCGAGTTCGGCCAGTTCCCGGTGGGAGAATCCGCGTATCACGGCGACTGTCTGAACCCCTGGGACCCTGCCCGCTCCCCCGGCGGCTCCTCGGCAGGCTCGGCGGTCGCCGTCGCCACCGGCGCAGTTCCGGTAGCCATGGGTGCCGACGGCGGGGGCTCGCTACGCATTCCGGCCTCGGCCTGCGGGGTGCTGGGACTGAAGCCGACTCGCGGCAGGGTCAGTTCGGCACCGCTGGACGAGCACTGGTTCGGACTGGCGAGCTTCGGCGCGATCACCCGCACTGCCCATGACCTGGCCGTGGTCATGGACGTCGTCAGCGGTAATGAGCCGGTGGATCGGTGGCGGCTCGACGCTCCTACTCGGCGGTTCATTGACGCCGTAAGCGCACCACCGCCTCAACTACGCATCCTCTCCGCATCCAATGCGGTCATGCCGGGTGCGCGCCCGACGCCGGCCATCACCCAGTCCGTGCGCTCCGTCAGCGCCGTCCTACAGGGCTTGGGCCATGATGTGCGCCCGGCTCGGGTGGCCTGGCCGGTACCGACCGCACCGTTCCTGACGCTGTACTTCGCCGGCATGCACGTCGAGGCGCAGCAGGTTGAGCACCCGAACCGTCTGGAGTCGCGCACCAGGACCTCGGCGCGTCTGGGCGCGCTCATTCCACAACCGGTGGTGCGCGCGGCGCTGAGTCAGGCCAAGCGCGTGCACGACGGCGTCGAGGCCGCCTTCGGGCGGGCAGACCTGCTGCTACTGCCCACCCTGCTAGACCTGCCCGGCGCCGCGCACGACTTGCACGGTAAAAGCTGGCTGTCGGCGATGCTCGCTTCGACGCCGACGATCTCCAACACTGCGATCTTCAACGTCTCGGGACATCCGGCATTATCGGTGCCGGCGGGGTTCTCACACGGCCTCCCCGTAGGTGCACAGCTCGTGGCCCGCGCGGGACGAGAGGATCTGCTACTGGCGGTGGCGGCGCAACTGCATACCCACTAG
- the ilvD gene encoding dihydroxy-acid dehydratase gives MPRYRSATSTTGRNMAGARALWRATGVKDSDFGKPIIAIANSFTEFVPGHVGLRDVGRVVAEQIEAAGGIAKEFNTIAVDDGIAMGHDGMLYSLPSRELIADSVEYMANAHCADALVCISNCDKITPGMLMASMRLNIPTIFVSGGPMESGKMVAADGTTRKLDLIDAMMDAADPTVPDETISAIERLACPTCGSCSGMFTANSMNCLTEALGMALPTNGSLLATHADRKALFQEAGRQIVQITKAYYEEDDASVLPRSIATKAAFENAMSLDVAMGGSTNTVLHLLAAAQEAEVDFKMADIDRLSRKVPHLCKVAPSTNVFHMEDVHRAGGIMGILGELDRGGLLDTATRTVLRGTLADELDQYDIGRPDADGLRDPQASRVDEMIRTRYLAAPAGVRTTEMFSQSSRWEALDTDRENGAIRDVAHAYSADGGLAVLFGNIAEKGCIVKTAGVDASILTFSGPAVVFESQDEAVEGILGGKVKAGDVVIISHEGPRGGPGMQEMLYPTTYIKSMHLGKECALLTDGRFSGGTSGLSIGHVSPEAAAGGLIGLVRTGDRIVIDIPNRSIELDVDEGEIARRRAEEEARGQDAWTPHKPRPRHVSKSLRAYGMLATSADLGAVRDLSRIRVR, from the coding sequence ATGCCCCGCTATCGCAGCGCTACCTCCACCACTGGCCGCAACATGGCCGGCGCCCGCGCCCTGTGGCGCGCCACCGGTGTCAAGGACTCGGACTTCGGCAAACCGATTATCGCCATCGCCAACTCCTTCACCGAGTTCGTTCCCGGGCACGTGGGCCTGCGGGACGTCGGCCGGGTGGTCGCCGAGCAGATCGAGGCCGCCGGCGGCATTGCCAAGGAGTTCAACACGATCGCCGTCGATGACGGCATCGCCATGGGGCACGATGGCATGCTCTACTCCCTGCCCAGCCGCGAACTGATCGCCGACTCGGTGGAGTACATGGCGAACGCCCACTGCGCCGACGCCCTGGTGTGCATCTCCAACTGTGACAAGATCACCCCCGGCATGCTCATGGCCTCGATGCGCCTGAACATCCCCACCATCTTTGTTTCCGGTGGTCCGATGGAGTCCGGCAAGATGGTGGCCGCCGACGGCACCACCCGCAAGCTCGACCTGATCGACGCCATGATGGACGCCGCCGACCCTACCGTCCCCGATGAGACCATTTCCGCCATTGAGCGCCTGGCCTGCCCCACCTGCGGCTCCTGCTCCGGCATGTTCACTGCCAACTCCATGAACTGCCTGACTGAGGCCCTGGGCATGGCGCTGCCGACCAACGGATCGCTCCTGGCCACACACGCAGACCGCAAGGCCCTGTTCCAGGAGGCCGGCCGCCAGATCGTTCAGATCACCAAGGCCTACTACGAGGAGGACGACGCCTCCGTCCTGCCGCGCTCGATCGCCACCAAGGCCGCCTTCGAGAACGCCATGAGCCTGGACGTCGCCATGGGCGGGTCCACCAACACGGTGCTGCACCTGCTTGCTGCCGCCCAGGAGGCGGAGGTCGACTTCAAGATGGCCGACATCGACCGGCTGTCCCGCAAGGTTCCCCACCTGTGCAAGGTGGCTCCCTCCACCAACGTCTTCCACATGGAGGACGTCCACCGTGCCGGCGGCATCATGGGCATCCTTGGGGAGCTGGACCGCGGGGGGCTGCTCGACACCGCCACTCGTACCGTATTGCGCGGCACCCTGGCGGACGAGCTCGACCAGTACGATATCGGCCGCCCCGACGCCGACGGCCTGCGCGACCCGCAGGCAAGCCGGGTGGATGAGATGATCCGCACCCGCTACCTGGCCGCACCCGCGGGCGTGCGCACCACTGAGATGTTCTCCCAGTCCTCCCGCTGGGAGGCACTGGACACTGATCGTGAGAACGGTGCCATCCGCGATGTCGCCCACGCCTACTCCGCCGACGGCGGGCTGGCGGTGCTGTTCGGGAACATCGCCGAGAAGGGATGCATCGTCAAGACCGCCGGGGTGGATGCCTCGATCCTGACCTTCTCCGGGCCCGCCGTCGTCTTCGAGTCCCAGGATGAGGCGGTGGAGGGCATCCTCGGCGGCAAGGTGAAGGCAGGCGACGTGGTGATCATCTCCCACGAGGGGCCCCGCGGCGGCCCGGGCATGCAGGAGATGCTGTACCCGACCACCTACATCAAGTCCATGCACCTGGGTAAGGAGTGCGCGCTGCTAACCGACGGGCGCTTCTCCGGCGGTACCTCCGGACTGTCCATCGGGCACGTCTCCCCGGAGGCCGCCGCGGGCGGGCTCATTGGGCTGGTGCGCACCGGGGACCGCATCGTGATCGACATCCCGAACCGCTCCATCGAGCTGGATGTAGATGAGGGAGAGATCGCCCGGCGTCGCGCCGAGGAGGAGGCCCGCGGGCAGGACGCATGGACGCCGCACAAGCCGCGTCCCCGCCACGTGTCCAAGTCGCTGCGCG